The sequence below is a genomic window from Lolium perenne isolate Kyuss_39 chromosome 7, Kyuss_2.0, whole genome shotgun sequence.
ggctctcggtactggaactattatcgacgaaggcttaagtaggtggaagggtaggtcagggggcgccacgagggccccacacgccagggccgcgtggccaggggctgggccgcgccgccctgttgtgtgggcgcctcgtcgccccacttcgtatctcctccggacttctggaagcttcgtggaaaaataagatcctgggcgttgatttcgtccaattccgagaatatttccttactaggatttctgaaaccaaaaacagcagaaaacatcaactggctcttcgacatcttgttaataggttagtgccggaaaatgcataagtatgacataaagtatgtataaaacatgtaggtattgtcataaaacaagcatggaacataagaaattatcgatacgttggagacgtatcaggtatcgatatggaagaagctgcaaagcTAGCGGCTACATGTggagttaccgtggaggaattgctcggtgccgcagatgctgcactagccactgctgatatagctcctaaatttgtctacggggccgacttggtcagctgaaagcggctgcataaactgccaacacatatgtggaatttgcatcagtgataccttgatgcatgcaaggagaacataaggtacatcgtggcgaatataccatttgaatattactaccgaaaggaggagatccatattgagatgaatgaactctggcagttattaaatttagaagccctcgacaaatctttcatgagttgctattgcttgtaagttgttaactacatataagttcattttcattcagttcatgttcgttttcattgcatatactcattatatcttatgtgttctcttatgcaaattgaagatcagtgaatgcaaaagtaataatattatcaatattgggtttattgacccagataaagtacatcatgaaacggtaaagcataaacgcgaagaaacgggggtaaacctactaaggtttttgggggagcaacatttctgtgattcaatactttttccttacaactacgagtaagagtcttaatgatctcttATACACATTcattttttcttactcgatgttaagtgtaattcctgatgtATATACATAAACATGTGcaacttccactggattctactagacattcaagttgataacggaatagttgaagtaagggacccaATGAGTATAGACCTAGACGGATTCctcgacttgcagaagttgctccaagtgtaatttccttcatcgccacgctatatctttcgtgagatttcaattaattatccactcattcaatcattcttttgcctggcaggtctTGGAGAGCTTTCAGGAAACATACTAAGGGTAcctggtgatacgcgtacaacacgcgtccgttgggaaccccaagaggaaggtgtgatgcgtacagcagcaagttttccctcagtaagaaaccaaggtttatcgaaccagtaggagccaagaagcacgttgaaggttgatggaggcggagtgtagtgcggcgcaacaccagggattccggcgacaacgtggaacctgcacaacacaaccaaagtactttgtcccaacgtaacagtgaggttgtcaatctcacaggcttgctgtaacaaaggattagatgtatagtgtggatgatgatgtttgcagagaacagtagaacgagtattgcagtagattgtattcgatgtaaaagaatggaccgggatccatagttcactagaggtgtctctcccataagaataagcatgttgggtgaacaaattacagttgggaaattgacaaataaagagggcatggccatgcacatacatgttatgatgagtattgtgagatttaattgggcattacgacaaagtacatagaccgctatccagcatgcatctataactaaaaagtccaccttcaggttatcatccgaaccccctccagtattaagttgcaaacaagagacaattgcattaagtatggtgcgtaatgtaatcaataaatatatccttagacatagcattgatgttttatccctagtggcaacagcacatccacaaccttagaggtttctgtcactccccagatttaatggagacatgaacccactatcgagcataaatactccctcttggagttacaagcaaaaacttggccagagcctctactagcaacggagagcatgcaagatcataaacagcacatagatgatagattgataatcaacataacatagcattcattattcatcggatcccaacaaacacaacatgtagcattacagatagatgatcttgatcatgttaggtagctcacaagatccaacaatgatagcacaattaggagaagacgaccatctagctactgctatagacccatggtccaggggtgaactactcacacatcactccggaggcgaccatggcggtgaagagtcctccgggagatgattccctcttcgcagggtgccggaggcgatctcctgaatcccccgagatgggattggcggcggcggcgtctctggaagtttttctgtatcgtggctctcggtactggagttattctcgacgaaggcttaagtaggcggaagggtaggtcagggggcgccacgaggggcccacaccacaggccggcgcggccagggcctgggccgcgccgccctggtgtgtggcggcctcgtcgccccacttcgttttctctccggacttctggaagcttcgtggaaaaataagatcatgggcgttgatttcgtccaattccgagaatatttccttactaggatttctgaaaccaaaaacagcagaaacaaagaatcggctcttcggcatctcgttaataggttagtgccggaaaatgcataaatatgacataaagtatgcataaaacatgtaggtgtcatcaataaagtagcatggaacataagaaattatcgatacgttggagacgtatcagcatccccaagcttagttcctactcatcccgagtaggtaaacgataacaaagataatttctgaagtgacatgctatcataatcttgatcaatactattgtaagcacatgtaatgaatgcagcaattcgaagcaatgtaaatgtaatgagtaaacaattgaatcatatagcaaagacttttcatgaatagtactttcaagacaagcatcaataagtcttgcataagagttaactcataaagcaataaattcatagtaaaggtattgaagcaacacaaaggaagattaagtttcagcggttgctttcaacttgtaacatgtatagctcatggatattgtcaacataaagtaatataataagtgcaatatgcaagtatgtaggaatcaatgcacagttaacacaagtgtttgcttcttgagatggagagaaataggtgaactgactcaacataaaagtagaagaaaggcccttcgacgagggaagcattgatttctatatttgtgctagagctttgatttttaaaacaagaaacaattttgtcaacggtagtaataaagcatatgcatcatgtaaattatatcctacaagttgcaagcctcatgcatagtatactaatagtgcccgcaccttgtcctaattagctcggattacctggattatcaccccaatacatatgttttaaccaagtgtcacaaaggggtacctctatgccgcatgtacaaaggtctaaggagaaagctcgcattgtatttctcgctattgattattctcaacttagacatccataccgggacaacatagacaacagataatgaactcctctttaatgcataagcattcaacaacaattaattttctcatatgagattgaggatatttgtccaaaactgaaactttcaccatggatcatggctttagttagcggcccaatgttcttctctaacaatatgcatgctcaaaccattcaactcatggtaaattgcccttacttcagacaagacgaacatgcatagcaactcacatgatattcaacaaagagtagttgatggcgtccccaggaacatggttatcgctcaacaagcaacttataaaaaataaagtgcataagtacatattcaataccacaatagtttttaggctatttgtcccatgagctatatattgcaaaggcgtagaatggaaattttaaaggtagcactcaagcaatttactttggaatgacggagaaataccatgtagtaggtaggtatggtggacacaagtggcatagtgtttggctcaaggattttggatgcatgagaagtattccctctcggtacaaggcttaggctagcaaggttatttgaaacaaacacaagtatgaaccggtacagcaaaactcacataaaagacatattgtaagtattataagactctataccgtcttccttgttgttcgacctttactagaaattatctaaaccttagagagaccaattatgcaaaccaaattttagcaagctctatgtatttcttcattaataggtgcaaagtatatgatgcaagagcttaaacatgagcacaacaattgccaagtatcacattatccaagacattataccaattaccacaagtagcatttcccgtttccaaccatataacaatttaacgaagcagtttcaaccttcgccatgaatattatgagtaaagcctaaggacatatttgtccatatgcaacagcggagcgtgtctctctcccacacaatgaatgctaggatccaactttattcaaacaaaacaaaaataaaaacaaatagacgctccaagcaaagtacataagatgtgatggaataaaaatatagtttcactagaggaacctgataatgttgtcgatgaagaaggggatgccctgccttgggcatccccaagcttagacgcttgagtcttcttgaaatatgcaggggtgaaccaccggggcatccccaagcttagagctttcactctccttgatcatattgtatcatcctcctctcttgatccttgaaaacgtcctccacaccaaactcaaaacaactcattagagggttagtgcataatcaaaattcacatgttcagaggtgaaataatcattcttaacacttctggacattgcacaaagctactgaaagttaatggaatagaaaaatccatcaagcatagcaaaacaggcaatgcgaaataaaaggcagaatctgtcaaaacagaacagtccgtaaagatgaatttctaagaggcaccagacttgctcaaatgaaaatgctcaaattgaattaaagttgcgtacatatctgaggatcactcacgtaaattggcggaattttctgagtttcctacagagaattctgtccagattcgtgacagcaagaaatctgtttctgcacagtaatccaaatctagtatgaaccttactatcaaagactttacttggcacaacaatgcaacaaaactaagataaggagatgttgctacagtagtaacaacttccaagactcaaatataaaataaaattgcagtagtaaaatcatgggttgtctcccataagcgcttttctttaacgcctttcagctaggcgcagaaagtgtgtatcaagtgttatcaagagatgatgcatctacagcggggtttggagttttctcaactatgcattgtatcttatctatgtaagtttcagaggctcccttttcattacccttaggcttgctactctcatcaaacaaattttcaggaacaatccaatcaaaattcttttctagtgcctcgcacattcccaagagcttgcaaggtattgatgttttaatatccccttcataattaactttattagtgtacttttgtctatctttttccatcttttcaagggtgctagcaaagtttgtataagagccaagcatattatatttagtaaagacttttctagcttctcttgctacatcaccaaattctttaagatggGTTTCTAAgaaaaaatctttcttttctccctcttccatatcacctagtgtaagaaacatatgctgcattacggggttgaggttaacaaatctagcttctaacatgtgtactaaagaagcagcagcaatttcataagtaggagcaagttctaccaggtgtctatcttcaaaatcttcaaccgtactaatatgagtgaaaaaatcttctatattatctttcccaaggatagaccctcggcctaccggtacatctttaagaataaacttaggaggaaacatgatgaaataagtaaagtaaatgcaagtaactaaattttttgtgtttttaatatggagtatgcaaacaagacagtaaataaagtaaaactagcaactaatttttttgtgttttgttttagtgcagcaaacaaagaagtaaataaaaataaagcaagaaaaaaaaagtaaagagattggaggtggagactccccttgcagcgtgtcttgatctccccggcaacggcgccagaaaatagtcttgatacgcgtacaacacgcgtccgttgggaaccccaagaggaaggtgtgatgcgtacagcagcaagttttccctcagtaagaaaccaaggtttatcgaaccagtaggagccaagaagcacgttgaaggttgatggcggcggagtgtagtgcggcgcaacaccagggattccggcgacaacgtggaacctgcacaacacaaccaaagtactttgtcccaatgtaacagtgaggttgtcaatctcaccggcttgctgtaacaaaggattagatgtatagtgtggatgatgatgtttgcagagaacagtagaacgagtattgcaaagatgattgtattcgatgtaaaagaatggaccggggtccacagttcactagaggtgtctctcccataagaataagcatgttgggtgaacaaattacagttgggcaattgacaaataaagagggcatgaccatgcacatacatgttatgatgagtattgtgagatttaattgggcattacgataaagtacatagaccgctatccagcatgcatctatgcctaaaaagtccaccttcaggttatcatccgaaccccctccagtattaagttgcaaacaacagacaattgcattaagtatggtgcgtaatgtaatcaatacatatatccttagacatagcattgatgttttatccctagtggcaacagcatatccacaaccttagaggtttctgtcactcccccagatttaatggagacatgaacccactatcgagcataaatactccctcttggagttacaagcaaaaacttggccagagcctctactagcaacggagagcatgcaagatcataaacaacacatagatgatagattgataatcaatataacatagcattcattatttatcggatcccaacaaacacaacatgtagcattacagatagatgatcttgatcatgttaggcagctcacaagatccaacaatgatagcacaattaggagaagacgaccatctagctactgctatggacccatagtccaggggtgaactactcacacatcactccggaggcgaccatggcggtgaagagtcctccgggagatgattcccctctccggcagggtgccgaaggcgatctcctgaatcccccgagatgggattggcggcggcggcgtctctagaaggttttccgtatcgtggctctcggtactggagttattctcgaaaaaggcttaagtaggcggaagggtaggtcagggggcgccacgaggggcccacaccataggccggcgcggccagggcctgggccgcgccgccctggtgtgtggcggcctcgtcgccccacttcgtttcctctctggacttctggaagcttcgtggaaaaataagatcctgggcgttgatttcgtccaattccgagaatatttccttactaggatttctgaaaccaaaaactacagaaaacaacaactggctcttcggcatctcgttgataggttagtgccggaaaatgcataaatatgacataaagtatgcataaaacatgtaggtatcatcaataaagtagcatggaacataagaaattatcgatacgttggagacgtatcacctgggCAGAGAGGCTAACATTTACTCATGTAGCGTGCGCCCAGCAGCCACAGGGGacaaatctatgtggatactacgtttgcgagtccattcgcatgttaaccactgagaagcagaacaataataaattcaacgtaagcaataacattcacaactttatttattattgtcaatatttcgttatcaagattgatatagtcatactcatctcattttcgtatataggtcgagttcatgcgggacacactccaaccaaaggaacacctactaggaattgcggaggaactggcggtacttttggttagagaagtaatagacaacaacggcttgtttagtccaaataggcgcTCTCCCTCTCCCGCGAAATAGACGGTCTTTAGTACTGgtagtcgtgagctccatgtatatatatatatatgtaaggggaatctacgaatatataaggggaatcgacttttgcttccaatatttgtttgatcgatctatatataatgaatgaacgtgtaccacttctagtagcgtacaaatatatgcaacttttattttcgaatgaaaaaatgaaataaaagggggtcggtggcgggggggggggggtgctgcacccctcaaaccctaaagcagcagtgttgtgcgcgcgccacgtagagggccttttgtcgcgggtggtaataccgcccacgacaaaagggcctgtcccctgcgcgccccgcgcctgccacgtggtggactatatgtcgcgggtggtaagcgacccgcgacaaaaggtggaccttttatcgcgccttccttgtcgcggatggccgcccgcgacaaaagactcTTACCACCCGCCacaaaagccctgttttccactagtgtatggACATTGTTCTGATGTCATCTAGTGCACCACAAACTCAGTCGTCCCAATTTAATGCATTATTCCATGTTTCATCAATGGTCTTGCTTTTCTTTTGGTGAACATGCAAAAAAAAGATTGTATTTTAATGCATTATAAAAAAGAAGGCTATATGTACAAGATCTAAAAAGATCAACACCGCACCATACAACTCAACCCAAAACCTAGTCTAGGGGAGAAGTTGATCAAGACTCCATGCTCCAGCGTTCACTCACGCTTGCACTTGGGTTCTGATTGTGTCGAACATGGAGGTCACTAAGGGACGTGCATTTTCAAACAATGATATGTTCCGGTGCTTCCAGAACCACCACACCGTGAGCATGATCAACGATGAGGTGCCCATGCGCAGCTGGTGAGGGGTGGCTCGCATCACCAACAACATCCAATCCGGAAAGTCACCCACAACCGTTGGAAGGCCTAAGGTGGATCAAATCCACGTCAATATCTCATACCAGATCATCCTCAAAAAGGGGCAACCAGTAGTAATGTGTGCCGTAGCCTCCTCGGATTACCCGCACATCAGCCAGCTCGTCATATGCGGGATACCATGTCGCGGTAGCCGCTCATCCATCCAACATTTGTCTAAAAAACCAACCAGATGAAGAATCTCATCCTAGGGGGCGTGCAGGATCTCCAGTTCAACCTCCATGAACTTAATAGTCTTAGCTATATTTCTAAGGAGCTAGAGCAACAAATATTTCTAAATTGTTGCTAGAACCATCCGACATTATTAGACTGTGAATTATTTTTTGCTGAAACATGAGATAAGAACAACCGCGCGCATACATATCTCATTACCATGGTGTAACAAAATGTCACATCCCTTCTTGAACAGCAGCAACACATCCTTGTGAAGGCCCATTACTTAAGGAGCCTACAAGTACAACACAGGTACATTATTCAAACTTTCTAGCTAAGTACCGTGTGATGCGGCTAACGTGCATCCTTAAGCACGCATGCTGAGTACTGGTAAGCTCGAGCTTAATTGCCTTTCGAGCTGAACATGGCTGACCCATCAGTTTGATAGACCAGACATGAATCCAATACATTTATTCTAGCTAGCTAGGTATAGGTCCGTGCGATGCAGCACATACGAGTATACTATAGTGAGACAGATCAGGTGAACCTTCTCCCACCGGTGCCCGTCGGGCGCTGGCAGTTGAAGTACATGGCGGCGACGGGCTTTCCGAGGTTGAAGCGGCGAGCGAAGCTGCGCGAGTTGAAGTTCTGGCGCACTTGCGGCGCAAACACTGTTCCACGCCCCAGCTGCTGATACAGCACCAGCACGATGCGGTGGATACCCATGGTGGGGCTTGGGCTCTCGTATGGCACGATCTCTCGTCCTGCAATTTCATCAAAGAATAGAGCTAGTTGAGAGATAAGATAAGAAAAATGTGATCTTCCACCAGATCACTGATCTGCGAGAAAGTGGGAGGTGATGACAATAACGACTGTAGACTATATTTAAGTTCCATTGAAGGTGTATATATGATTGTATGTTTTTTCACTGTTTATAGCTATTATATGCACGAATACTGTCTTGGTAACCCTAATTAACATGGCTTAATATTTGGTTGATTATCTCTAGTGATAGAAATAAAATTCAAGTAACTGTGACAAGTCTATCATAAACTAACAGATTAGAAATATCGTATTTTTCATTTTCTACGCTACATGATATATTCAATTTTCCATGAAACCATAACTGTACCATTCCCATCTAATTCATGTAAATTTCATAAATGCGGTCATGGCACAACTTATGCACGCGTCCCTTGTTTGAGTATTCCTTCCAAGATTTTGGATACATGGCAAGTTAGCAACAATATAGTCCCTCCCTCCCAATGTATGTGACGCCCTTATTTTGCGTGTTTAAACTTTTTTCGCTATTTTCATTAATTATACAATTTTTACTTTTGTTAAAAAGTAAAACATTGAAAAATTACTTGAATACAATTTTAATATAATAGTGTAACAAGCATAACATATAATTCATGTTTCGTTGGCCAAATCGATTGTCAAACTTAGACTTCAAAAAAGTGTGCGCCACCTAAATTGGGATGGACTGAGTATATGTTTCTAATTTCCAAAGTCACGTCATACAAAATATGCGCAGCTAGAAAAATATCAATGAAACATTAAGTAAACActgaaacatgaaaaatatgGCAATATGGAATAAATATTTTGTAAGTAACTGATACAACATTTTCGCATTTGGCAACTTCACTAGCTATATCCAACACCATTGCGCATGCTGAAGGGAAACATGTATAAGTAGCTTTGAACATACTTTTCATTCAACTCTATATAGTACACTACACACATCCACTATTTGCAAGCTAATTAACATGTATTATAATTCAGTGTATTGGATACGCAGTAGAAAACAACAACCCCAAACTAAGCACTAAGTATAAGCTGGTGCATGACTATGCAATATAATCAGAAACGGTATGTAACAAGAACCTTTTGGCAAGAAACATGAATGAAAGCCTGATTCTGCAATTAACTTCATGTTCTCATCGCATTGAGGGAAGGATGATCCATACTAGTTTTTAGGAGTTTATATGAATGCAAGCTATTATAGTTGTGTATCATTGTGTATTATCCATGTTGATATATGTACTCACCAAAACTATCATCTGTTGATGCTGGGACATCAGTCACCATCCTGAATgacaaataaaaataaagtacttaGAGCAGTCCATCAATATCGTTAATAGTGAAAAGAAACACAAatgtgtagaaatgacaagacatGCCGGAGCTATGGCTTACCAATGCAGGTACTCCCTCAACGTTGGGTTGCTGGGATTAGGCGCATCAGGATCTATCATAACCTAATTTATTTACATTTACACAAGCACATGGTCAAAATGTTAGGAGATAAAAAAAAGTAACCTGGTTATATTTTTGGCTGGGGTGCCAAAAACAAGTTCAGGCAAAGAGGTAGCAATATGAGCTAGGCCAAGCATAGCTTGGCTGGGTCAAACCATTGATTTCCCAAGCTCCAAACTTAAGGCATGAATTCCCAAGCTCTCTAGAGTTCACACCATCGCCATACACATATGGTCAACCATCAATGGAGTAATCTTTTGGGTGCAAAGTAATGGGCTTACTAGGGTATAGGCCACTCGAAAATCGTCACCCCCGATCTCAACTCTCGGTTTCAGAGTGACCGCCGGTGAGCGAAACTCCATCCCGTTAAACACAGGCCTCCCATCATACATCACAGTTAGAGGCACTGAGCTAGCAAATGGGTCTAGAACATCTCCAACTATATGCGCCCTTGTCAAGGAGTCATTAGACATAGTATATGTGAGTCTCAGAGCAAGTGTATACCCTATGAAACTACAAAAGCTTGGGGAGATTGCAAGGGTTTTGGGGCTATTTATAATTTCCGGGAGGGTTCTAAGATTGCACACGTGTGATTCGCGTTGTACTAATTGGAATATAACTGCATTGATCTTTTTTCCCGTAAGATGCTCTTCTACTTGCTTGATAGCATTTTATACGGTATTCCATTTTGTTGGTAATGTTTTTAGCATCATCTCTCTTTCTCGCAATAAGAGCATATCTAAACAAATGTTTTGGAATATATACTTTCCATATCAGTTATATGGAATTAGATATCTTAATTAGGTTCTTTCGTGCACAAATTCCAAGCGGAGACATATGGACGATCTCTACTTCTGACTTTTCTTGGAATCATCCATGGGTTTGGCAATTGGCTATGTCTTGTATTAGTTGGCTACAGTCAGCAGACTTGCTATAATATTATGCATTAATGTACAGTGATGCAATAGTGCAACATAAGTACCAGTCTTGATCTTTATAAGGCACAAACACTATTACATTTTAAATATTTTTACATATATGGTGTGACGTGTGGTACGTCAAAATTGCCGAGAACTAATATTCTAGTGTAGAAAATCACAAACCATATGTGCTTCAAGCTGCCGAATTAAATGGAATGCGTGAAAGCTTTAAATATATAGTTGCCGATAATATAGTACCTTTTTAGCTTACCGCTTCTTAGAATTAGAGACATGAACTCACATCTAGTATATTAATTCATACATACACGTTGTATGTGAAAATATGCAAATTTATTAATTTGCTGAATTATACATATCTCTATGAAATTATTAATGTTTAGCACACcttatgtaatttttttttgcgaaacacagtacaaacgtagaTGCTTACATATACGCACATACACACTCACTCCTATGaatgcacacacgcacaccctacccctatgagcacctccgagagacTGCGTCCAAGAAACTTCGTCCaacgggtcttgagattgacaaAGTCACCACAAATGTCTCGCTGTCGACGAAAACGTTGCCTCTCGCCtttaatgagacaccaaagtgtcaaacctatgatttgaactATGATGGactgggggtgccactgcccaCCTAACCACCCAACCACGGGTTGGTTCTCCACCTTATGTAAAATTAGAACACATCACTATTGTTGAGAATAGATCCCATCACATATGTGCCCATGAGCACATGCACCTTCGGAAGTGGCTTGTGTAGTTGATACCTCCATACGGTCTTCAAATAATCCATCAATTTTCGTACACAAAAACTTAAAATATATAACTTTAATTGGCTGACCTCCAATTATTCTGCAATTCAAACGAAATACTGGCGTTGACGAGTCTATATTTGATAATCTGTATCCAATCTG
It includes:
- the LOC127321333 gene encoding protein FLOWERINGUS T, whose translation is MSNDSLTRAHIVGDVLDPFASSVPLTVMYDGRPVFNGMEFRSPAVTLKPRVEIGGDDFRVAYTLVMIDPDAPNPSNPTLREYLHWMVTDVPASTDDSFGREIVPYESPSPTMGIHRIVLVLYQQLGRGTVFAPQVRQNFNSRSFARRFNLGKPVAAMYFNCQRPTGTGGRRFT